A genomic window from Candidatus Saccharibacteria bacterium includes:
- a CDS encoding FtsX-like permease family protein produces MRLAWLFLTRSGKSNRNRLGLTAAAVALGMLMILVFMAGINAIQAQPQHSSWRLALFASKNNQKPIEGIAPLKAIVGIGDGNLTKWQNENITTISLHASDATSPQFNELPTPKYGEYYVSKGLYKIIHDHPEDAIGERFGTKQIGIIPESFSVSPNALDVIRGMSEQEARNERAVSVYKLSNDVEAASRYNGLVGTVLLFGASMLLIPIVTFISIAAQLGSAQREKRYAALRLVGATREQVTRIIAVESLSAALAGVITGSLAYVAILPLLSQSTFGGMRFWQSDLTVLPQYYLLAVIVTLLFCLFANWRGMRHVQVSPLGVMRSGKVSKRPRVWRLILLVPGLVVFIWLLLPSGAHWVRDNTDSPTPMLLLIAGGMSVMFGILLAGPWLTSSISRLVARRTNSAVTLLASKRIAMQSGRIFRSVSGVVLALFAGSVYLTGISGIAELSANAVANNGYSQLKDGTVLISSDVLSSQFASQLKELPYVKDTNEIQGNVAGAVFILPCKTAHIYTTITCPADVTYVGVNFDKSPAEGSKWFDMSPDGIRQQLIKKEDANPASAAKSNPSFLVRLDDNSHLDQLRSFVASKSGVDSATWVFSGTYAQMPIVSPIVSELANLAYAGMGLTLFVAIASLIIATTGGLLERRRSFVTLRLGGMTVTQMKRTVMIESLIPLISVSLLACGLGIWVGWAFTSALSSSMKPTLTPLYLGIVIGSLVIAILAIRQILPMLGKITQPEENQTE; encoded by the coding sequence ATGCGGCTGGCTTGGCTATTTCTTACGCGCTCAGGCAAAAGTAACCGAAATCGTCTTGGCCTGACTGCTGCGGCCGTGGCGCTTGGTATGCTGATGATTTTGGTGTTTATGGCCGGCATCAATGCCATACAAGCACAACCGCAACATAGCTCATGGCGGCTTGCTTTATTCGCGAGCAAAAACAACCAAAAACCGATTGAGGGCATTGCTCCACTGAAAGCAATAGTAGGGATTGGTGACGGTAACTTGACAAAATGGCAGAACGAAAATATTACAACCATATCGTTACACGCAAGCGATGCAACCTCTCCCCAGTTTAATGAGTTGCCCACACCAAAATATGGTGAATATTACGTCTCAAAAGGCCTATATAAAATCATCCACGACCACCCAGAAGATGCTATTGGCGAGCGATTCGGAACGAAGCAAATCGGCATCATACCAGAGTCCTTTTCGGTCTCGCCAAATGCACTTGATGTTATCCGCGGCATGAGCGAGCAGGAAGCGCGTAACGAGCGCGCTGTGAGCGTCTACAAACTTTCAAATGATGTAGAGGCTGCATCTCGATATAATGGCTTAGTGGGGACTGTGCTACTTTTTGGCGCAAGTATGTTGCTTATTCCCATCGTTACATTTATCTCTATTGCAGCCCAACTTGGCTCAGCGCAACGCGAAAAGCGATATGCTGCACTCCGATTGGTCGGCGCAACCCGCGAGCAAGTGACGCGTATTATTGCTGTCGAATCACTCAGCGCTGCACTGGCTGGCGTCATCACTGGTTCACTGGCATACGTTGCGATACTACCGCTCTTGAGCCAGTCCACGTTTGGTGGTATGCGATTTTGGCAAAGCGACCTCACTGTGCTACCACAATACTATCTCCTAGCCGTCATTGTTACATTACTATTCTGCCTCTTTGCTAATTGGCGGGGCATGCGTCACGTACAGGTTTCGCCACTTGGTGTGATGCGTTCAGGTAAGGTAAGTAAGCGCCCACGTGTATGGCGTCTTATACTACTTGTCCCAGGTTTGGTGGTGTTTATTTGGCTATTACTACCAAGCGGTGCACACTGGGTGCGTGACAATACAGATAGTCCTACGCCGATGCTATTACTGATCGCGGGGGGTATGAGTGTTATGTTCGGGATACTACTAGCTGGCCCATGGCTGACGAGCAGTATCTCGAGACTTGTCGCGCGCCGCACAAACAGCGCTGTTACACTACTTGCCTCAAAGCGTATTGCTATGCAATCTGGCCGAATTTTCCGTAGCGTCAGTGGCGTGGTATTGGCACTATTCGCAGGTAGCGTTTACCTGACTGGCATAAGTGGCATAGCTGAACTGAGCGCAAACGCGGTTGCAAACAATGGCTACTCTCAACTTAAAGACGGAACGGTGCTTATATCAAGTGACGTTCTGTCATCTCAGTTTGCATCGCAGCTAAAAGAGCTACCGTATGTCAAAGATACTAATGAAATACAGGGCAACGTAGCAGGTGCAGTCTTTATTCTGCCCTGCAAAACCGCTCATATCTACACGACCATTACATGTCCGGCAGATGTTACCTATGTTGGCGTTAATTTTGATAAAAGTCCTGCTGAAGGTAGCAAGTGGTTTGACATGTCACCTGATGGTATTCGTCAACAATTGATTAAGAAAGAAGATGCCAACCCTGCTTCTGCTGCGAAATCGAACCCATCATTTTTAGTTCGCCTTGACGACAACAGCCATCTAGACCAACTCCGTAGTTTCGTCGCAAGTAAATCGGGTGTCGATTCGGCGACGTGGGTATTCAGTGGCACATATGCACAAATGCCAATCGTCAGCCCTATCGTCTCTGAACTGGCAAATCTTGCCTATGCAGGTATGGGCCTCACGCTGTTCGTGGCAATCGCCAGCTTAATTATTGCAACGACTGGCGGCTTGCTGGAACGTAGGCGCTCGTTCGTCACACTCCGCCTTGGCGGCATGACCGTGACGCAAATGAAACGCACGGTTATGATAGAGTCGCTCATTCCACTTATCAGCGTGTCGCTGCTGGCTTGTGGCCTTGGCATATGGGTGGGGTGGGCTTTTACCTCTGCGCTATCTAGTAGTATGAAACCAACATTGACACCGCTATATCTCGGTATTGTCATAGGCTCGCTCGTCATCGCTATACTCGCTATTCGCCAGATTCTGCCAATGCTCGGCAAGATCACGCAGCCGGAGGAAAACCAAACAGAATAG
- a CDS encoding nucleoside hydrolase: protein METTMNKKKLIIDTDPGHDDALAILLMCAAPNIEISAVTTVAGNSTIQNVTNNAKHILTLAGQPTIPLFSGADKPLLREQVLANVHGASGLDGATITEQVPLDGQAVDKILRIVDENPGEITLLILGPQTNIAQAIQRDAKTMQQIKELVIMGGAFDVPGNKNRVAEFNICVDPDAAAIVAEFPVKKTYIPLDVCNDIQVPIEEFARIKNDAVRSELQSALAPYIQNIQRSELSTRGALMYDALAAYFVMKPKACEVRDEAVVVETKGEFTYGMTLIDKRPFSKKESANAQIVTFISEQQFIDDYFETLNTQ, encoded by the coding sequence ATGGAAACCACAATGAATAAAAAGAAGTTGATTATTGATACCGATCCAGGCCACGATGATGCGCTGGCTATACTACTAATGTGTGCCGCGCCGAATATAGAGATCTCTGCGGTAACGACAGTGGCTGGTAATTCGACAATTCAGAATGTAACGAATAATGCCAAACATATTTTGACACTAGCTGGTCAACCGACTATCCCACTATTTTCTGGTGCCGATAAACCATTGTTACGCGAACAGGTGCTCGCAAATGTGCATGGGGCTAGCGGCCTAGACGGCGCAACAATTACCGAACAGGTCCCGTTAGACGGTCAGGCGGTCGATAAAATACTGCGTATTGTCGATGAAAATCCTGGTGAAATTACCCTGCTAATTTTGGGTCCACAGACCAACATTGCCCAGGCGATTCAGCGCGACGCCAAAACCATGCAACAGATAAAGGAACTCGTGATAATGGGTGGTGCTTTCGATGTGCCAGGCAACAAAAATCGGGTAGCTGAATTCAACATTTGCGTCGATCCTGATGCCGCAGCAATTGTTGCCGAATTTCCGGTAAAAAAGACGTATATACCGCTCGATGTATGCAACGATATCCAAGTCCCGATCGAGGAGTTTGCGCGAATCAAAAATGATGCCGTACGTTCGGAGCTGCAGTCCGCACTCGCCCCCTACATCCAAAACATCCAGCGCAGCGAATTATCAACCCGCGGTGCATTAATGTACGATGCATTGGCCGCCTATTTCGTTATGAAACCAAAGGCGTGCGAAGTCCGAGATGAGGCCGTCGTCGTAGAGACAAAAGGTGAATTCACCTACGGTATGACCCTCATCGATAAACGCCCGTTTAGTAAAAAAGAGTCTGCCAATGCGCAAATTGTGACGTTCATCTCCGAACAGCAGTTCATAGATGACTACTTCGAAACGCTGAATACTCAATAA
- a CDS encoding LemA family protein, producing the protein MIWLWIVLAVVVVLVIAVIGIYNALVRLRVRVDEAWSDITVQLKRRADLIPNLVESVKGYATHEKEVFERVTEARSAIMSAAQQGPKAAAAAENQFEGALKSLFAVAEAYPQLRANENFLQLQAEITDTEDKVQASRRFYNGGVRDLNTKIQTFPTNVLAGMFGFKEREFFEVEDRAAVEEAPKVSF; encoded by the coding sequence ATGATTTGGTTATGGATAGTTTTGGCTGTAGTTGTGGTCCTAGTGATCGCAGTTATTGGCATATATAACGCCCTGGTTCGTTTGCGCGTTCGTGTTGATGAGGCGTGGAGTGATATTACTGTTCAATTGAAACGTCGTGCTGATTTGATTCCAAATCTGGTTGAATCAGTCAAAGGCTATGCTACTCATGAAAAAGAAGTTTTCGAAAGAGTCACCGAAGCTCGCTCGGCTATTATGAGCGCCGCTCAGCAGGGTCCAAAAGCTGCCGCCGCCGCTGAGAATCAGTTCGAAGGCGCCCTAAAATCTCTATTTGCTGTTGCCGAAGCGTATCCACAGCTACGTGCTAATGAGAACTTTTTGCAGTTGCAGGCTGAGATCACCGATACTGAGGACAAGGTCCAGGCTTCACGGCGCTTTTACAACGGTGGTGTTCGTGATCTAAACACCAAGATCCAGACGTTCCCAACCAACGTTCTCGCTGGCATGTTTGGTTTCAAAGAGCGCGAGTTCTTTGAGGTCGAAGATCGCGCTGCTGTCGAAGAAGCTCCAAAAGTCAGTTTCTAA
- a CDS encoding aldo/keto reductase, whose amino-acid sequence MINDDTLPKLALGTWMMGDNRSPNNDEDGDISAIKLALDNGVSLIDTAQMYADGRCEELVGRAIRDRPRDSYQILTKQKASKLSYNNVLNGARASLLRLGVDYIDYFVCHAPNADFDTRDFFLAANQLHKDGLIRHVGVSNFGPKSLQVALDTSDMPISLNQVSFSMVDSDILRTGTYDFCVRHNIPIQAYRVFARLKYNKEVMEMLESIAPRYDVTAYQLALAYINSYDDIHFTIKASSTEHWKQIKAAMTIELKSEDLETLRSLHESKHGDTMAYLTI is encoded by the coding sequence ATGATTAACGACGATACTTTACCAAAGTTAGCCCTCGGCACATGGATGATGGGCGACAATAGAAGCCCGAACAATGACGAAGACGGAGATATTTCGGCCATAAAGTTAGCGCTCGATAACGGCGTATCGCTCATTGACACGGCACAAATGTATGCAGATGGTCGGTGTGAGGAGTTGGTTGGGCGTGCTATTAGGGACCGGCCACGGGATAGTTATCAGATTTTGACGAAACAAAAAGCTAGTAAATTGAGCTACAATAACGTACTAAATGGCGCTCGGGCTAGCTTGCTACGATTAGGAGTCGATTACATAGATTATTTTGTGTGTCATGCGCCTAATGCAGACTTTGATACTCGTGATTTTTTCCTAGCGGCTAATCAATTGCACAAGGACGGTCTGATCCGTCATGTTGGAGTTAGCAATTTTGGTCCAAAGTCATTACAGGTTGCACTGGATACTTCGGATATGCCAATTAGTCTCAATCAGGTGAGTTTTTCGATGGTAGACAGCGACATTCTACGAACAGGCACTTATGATTTTTGTGTAAGACATAATATTCCGATCCAGGCATATCGCGTTTTCGCCAGGCTAAAATATAACAAAGAGGTCATGGAAATGCTCGAATCTATCGCGCCTCGGTATGATGTGACGGCATATCAGTTGGCTCTAGCCTATATCAATAGTTATGACGACATACACTTTACGATCAAGGCTAGTAGTACCGAACATTGGAAACAAATCAAGGCAGCTATGACGATCGAGCTCAAATCTGAAGATCTAGAGACATTACGTTCGTTGCACGAGTCAAAACATGGCGACACGATGGCGTATTTGACGATCTAG
- the ligA gene encoding NAD-dependent DNA ligase LigA: MSIPTKSQAEERIERLRTVIDDYRYHYHVLDESLMSEAAADSLKHELAQLEEQYPELITPDSPTQRVAGAALDKFTKVTHQTRMISLADVFNSEEVAAWIERMRKVDSSIKEEFLCDIKMDGLACSLIYQDGVLVQAVTRGDGLVGEDVTMNVRTIENVPLKLRDNQEFARFSRGRTEIRGEIVMYKDDFAALNASREKAGEPLFKNPRNLAAGTIRQLNPQLVAERPLHFVGYDILRNDADDIPTIAFGYKAMAELGMTTSHQTRVVHGLSEIMDYINHLDTARSGFRFNTDGAVIKLNDRFKFASLGIVGKTPRAAVAYKFAAEEATTVVKDIVISIGRTGAATPVAVFDPVQIAGTTVQHASLHNADEIARKDIRIGDTVIIFKAGDIIPQVQSVVLELRPDNTAVFDYTKALAEQYPELEFERPGDDVVYRLKGASSDLILKRSVEYYASRPALNIDTLGEKNVVALVDAGLVGDIADIYTLTVDDLVGLERFGKISAEKLVSAIAAKKNPPLEKFILGLGIRHVGAQTAIDLADKFQSFEIFKNATIEQLEEVDGIGKVVAESIVAWFADEDNLALVDKFASLGVEPRYEQKSGKLAGKSFAVTGTLDSMSRDEAAEKIRALGGTFQSAVARDTTYLVAGGKVGASKLKKAESYGTVVINEPKFIEILNQ, translated from the coding sequence ATGAGTATACCGACAAAAAGCCAAGCCGAGGAGCGTATCGAGAGATTGCGCACGGTGATAGACGATTATCGTTATCATTATCATGTGCTCGACGAGTCGCTCATGAGCGAAGCGGCTGCCGATAGCTTGAAACATGAACTGGCGCAACTAGAGGAGCAATATCCCGAACTCATCACTCCAGACAGCCCGACCCAGCGCGTGGCTGGTGCGGCGCTCGATAAATTCACCAAAGTTACCCACCAAACTCGCATGATTAGCCTAGCCGATGTATTTAACAGCGAAGAGGTAGCGGCTTGGATCGAACGTATGCGCAAGGTTGATTCGTCTATAAAGGAAGAGTTTTTATGCGATATCAAAATGGATGGTCTGGCCTGTTCGTTAATCTATCAGGACGGCGTGCTAGTTCAGGCGGTGACACGCGGCGACGGATTGGTAGGCGAGGATGTGACGATGAATGTGCGCACCATCGAAAATGTTCCGCTGAAACTACGTGATAACCAGGAATTTGCTCGCTTTTCGCGCGGTCGAACCGAGATTCGCGGCGAAATTGTTATGTACAAGGACGACTTTGCGGCGCTCAATGCCTCTCGCGAAAAAGCCGGTGAACCATTGTTCAAGAATCCGCGTAATCTCGCGGCTGGCACAATTCGCCAGCTCAATCCGCAACTCGTGGCCGAGCGACCACTGCATTTCGTAGGATACGACATATTGCGTAATGACGCCGATGACATCCCGACGATTGCTTTTGGCTACAAGGCGATGGCCGAACTAGGCATGACAACGAGTCACCAAACTAGAGTTGTGCACGGTCTATCCGAAATCATGGATTACATCAACCACCTCGATACGGCGCGGTCCGGCTTTCGTTTTAATACCGACGGTGCAGTGATTAAATTGAATGATCGATTCAAGTTTGCGAGCCTCGGTATCGTTGGCAAAACGCCACGCGCTGCAGTTGCCTACAAATTTGCGGCCGAGGAGGCGACGACGGTCGTCAAAGACATCGTGATTTCGATTGGTCGGACTGGTGCGGCGACGCCAGTGGCGGTCTTTGACCCGGTGCAGATTGCCGGTACAACGGTGCAACATGCGAGTCTGCATAATGCTGATGAGATCGCTAGAAAAGACATTCGGATTGGCGACACCGTTATCATTTTCAAGGCTGGTGATATCATTCCGCAGGTGCAATCGGTAGTGTTGGAACTGAGACCTGACAATACCGCAGTTTTCGATTACACCAAAGCTCTAGCCGAACAATACCCGGAGCTAGAGTTTGAACGTCCAGGTGATGATGTCGTGTACCGTCTAAAAGGTGCTAGTAGCGATCTGATCTTGAAACGATCAGTCGAATATTACGCATCGCGGCCAGCGCTCAATATCGACACGCTGGGAGAAAAAAATGTCGTAGCCTTGGTTGATGCTGGGCTAGTAGGCGATATTGCTGATATCTACACGTTGACAGTCGATGATCTGGTAGGGTTAGAGCGATTTGGCAAGATCTCTGCTGAAAAATTAGTTAGTGCGATCGCGGCCAAAAAGAATCCACCGCTCGAAAAATTTATTCTAGGTCTCGGGATTCGTCACGTCGGCGCCCAGACGGCGATTGATCTCGCGGATAAGTTTCAGTCGTTTGAGATATTCAAAAACGCAACTATAGAACAACTTGAAGAGGTTGATGGTATTGGCAAAGTCGTTGCCGAGAGTATTGTCGCCTGGTTTGCCGACGAGGATAATCTGGCACTAGTCGATAAATTCGCTAGTCTAGGTGTCGAGCCGCGTTATGAGCAAAAGTCCGGCAAACTCGCTGGCAAAAGTTTTGCTGTTACCGGAACGCTCGATAGCATGAGCCGCGACGAAGCTGCCGAAAAGATACGCGCCCTAGGTGGCACCTTCCAGTCGGCTGTCGCGCGAGATACGACCTACCTAGTCGCTGGCGGCAAGGTCGGCGCCAGTAAACTGAAAAAAGCCGAAAGCTACGGCACGGTGGTGATTAACGAACCAAAATTTATAGAAATACTTAATCAGTAA
- a CDS encoding nucleoside triphosphate pyrophosphohydrolase — MPTFQYKKLVRDNIPGWHRENGHTVKGRTLTGRDLRAALCEKLHEEADEVDAALSKQELTEEIADVEQILHDLCAEEGILPSEVETARLAKADRKGGFRTGAYIETVTIPNEEDKWAQYCRQDPDKYPEVTEDEL; from the coding sequence ATGCCAACATTTCAATACAAGAAACTAGTGAGAGATAATATACCTGGCTGGCACCGCGAAAATGGACACACGGTCAAGGGTCGGACGTTGACTGGCCGAGATTTGCGAGCGGCTTTGTGCGAGAAGCTACACGAAGAGGCCGACGAAGTCGATGCCGCTCTATCGAAACAGGAATTAACAGAGGAAATTGCCGACGTTGAGCAGATTTTGCATGATCTTTGCGCCGAAGAAGGCATTCTGCCGAGTGAGGTTGAAACGGCGCGATTAGCCAAGGCGGACAGAAAAGGTGGATTTAGGACGGGAGCGTATATCGAAACAGTCACTATCCCGAACGAGGAAGATAAGTGGGCGCAATATTGTCGCCAAGATCCGGATAAATATCCAGAAGTAACGGAGGACGAGTTATGA
- a CDS encoding DUF1653 domain-containing protein: protein MNDPEPKTIPKGTYRHTKSGKMYEVIGVALHTETNEQLVIYRPLYDAKYELFARPYDMFVEKVTIDGQEVLRFEKEER from the coding sequence ATGAATGACCCAGAGCCAAAGACGATACCAAAAGGTACATACCGCCATACAAAATCCGGCAAGATGTACGAAGTGATTGGCGTCGCACTTCATACCGAGACGAATGAGCAGCTGGTGATATATCGACCGCTTTATGATGCAAAATATGAGCTATTCGCTCGGCCGTACGATATGTTTGTTGAAAAAGTGACAATAGATGGGCAAGAAGTATTAAGGTTTGAAAAGGAGGAGAGGTGA
- a CDS encoding nucleotide pyrophosphohydrolase: protein MSLKQYQQRIDDILQTYEKPYWHPLSQFARLAEETGEVGRLLNHMYGDKPKKPGEAKQELPDELADVLYGVICLANSHNVDLDEAMEHAIDKMLGRDKDRFAKKQ from the coding sequence GTGAGTTTAAAACAATATCAGCAGAGGATTGATGACATCTTGCAAACCTACGAAAAGCCGTATTGGCATCCACTCAGTCAATTTGCACGGCTGGCGGAGGAAACCGGCGAAGTCGGTCGATTACTAAACCACATGTACGGCGATAAACCGAAAAAACCAGGCGAAGCTAAACAAGAATTGCCAGATGAGTTAGCGGATGTTCTATATGGGGTAATTTGTCTCGCTAATTCGCACAATGTTGATCTCGATGAAGCCATGGAACATGCCATAGACAAAATGCTGGGTCGTGACAAAGATCGATTCGCGAAAAAGCAATAA
- a CDS encoding RNA-binding protein: protein MKKLFVGSLAWATTDDSLREFFSQFGEVTKAEVVKERDNPNRSRGFAFVEFEDDAAADAAVAKGNEAELDGRKITVSEARSRDDNGGGAPRRDNNRGGGSFRQRSW, encoded by the coding sequence ATGAAAAAACTATTTGTAGGCAGCCTAGCTTGGGCGACAACAGATGACAGCTTGCGCGAGTTCTTTAGCCAATTCGGCGAAGTAACCAAAGCTGAAGTTGTCAAAGAGCGCGACAATCCAAACCGTTCACGCGGTTTTGCATTTGTTGAGTTCGAAGACGATGCAGCTGCCGACGCAGCGGTCGCCAAAGGCAATGAAGCCGAACTTGACGGTCGCAAAATCACTGTCAGCGAAGCTCGCAGCCGTGATGATAACGGCGGCGGTGCTCCACGTCGCGACAACAACCGCGGCGGCGGCTCGTTCCGTCAGCGTAGCTGGTAA
- a CDS encoding glycosyltransferase gives MQKFTFHVVSLPHTQTTAEFTHCAYTQKVRKFCNMMTDLGHKVILYASEENEARVSELVTVITKEKQQELFGNNDHTKNFFNITWDMYDPAWVHMNANTIKAMAERIQPRDFICIIGGWCQKIIADAFPNNFAVEYGIGYTGPFSKYRVFESYAHMHYVHGLQNDDNGNFYDTVVPNYYDAEEFPFAENTDDYYLFMGRLIDRKGWRIAQEVCEKLGKRLILAGQGEFSGYGEHIGVVGVERRGELMSHAKAVFVPTTYIEPFGGVHAEALLCGTPVITTNFGVFTETVVNGENGYRCDVFRDFVAAVKSTDKFSVAKRRKIRDKAQKRFSTDHVRNEYQAYFERLYDLWGDGWYAK, from the coding sequence ATGCAAAAATTTACGTTTCATGTAGTCAGTCTGCCCCATACGCAGACGACGGCCGAGTTTACGCATTGTGCCTATACGCAAAAAGTTCGTAAATTCTGTAATATGATGACTGATCTCGGTCACAAAGTTATTTTGTATGCTAGCGAGGAAAACGAGGCCCGCGTTTCAGAACTCGTTACGGTCATAACCAAGGAAAAACAACAAGAACTATTTGGCAATAACGACCACACCAAAAACTTTTTCAATATCACCTGGGATATGTATGATCCAGCGTGGGTGCATATGAATGCCAATACGATAAAAGCCATGGCCGAGCGTATCCAACCACGAGATTTTATCTGTATCATTGGCGGCTGGTGCCAGAAAATTATTGCTGATGCTTTCCCAAATAATTTTGCGGTCGAATACGGTATCGGATATACGGGCCCCTTTTCAAAGTACCGAGTATTCGAATCGTACGCTCACATGCATTACGTTCACGGTCTCCAGAATGACGATAATGGCAATTTTTATGATACCGTTGTACCAAATTATTATGATGCCGAAGAGTTTCCATTCGCGGAGAATACCGATGATTACTACTTGTTTATGGGTCGGCTCATTGATCGAAAAGGCTGGCGAATTGCTCAGGAGGTCTGTGAAAAGCTTGGCAAGAGACTCATTTTGGCAGGTCAGGGTGAATTTTCGGGTTACGGTGAGCATATTGGCGTGGTTGGCGTCGAAAGGCGCGGCGAATTGATGAGTCATGCCAAGGCAGTGTTCGTACCGACAACCTACATTGAACCATTTGGCGGGGTGCATGCCGAGGCGCTGTTATGTGGCACACCGGTTATTACAACTAATTTCGGTGTGTTTACTGAAACAGTAGTGAATGGCGAAAATGGCTATCGTTGTGATGTCTTTCGCGACTTCGTAGCAGCGGTGAAATCAACCGATAAGTTCTCGGTAGCCAAACGGCGCAAGATCCGAGACAAAGCTCAGAAACGTTTTAGTACGGATCATGTTCGGAATGAATACCAAGCTTATTTTGAACGCCTTTACGATCTATGGGGTGATGGCTGGTACGCCAAATAG
- a CDS encoding collagen-like protein, translating into MTRLPTPGSDAGEWGQILNDYLSTAHKPDGTLKPDVVDASVIANDAISEANLSEDVRDKLNVIAGQQGATGPSGPSGAAGPTGATGPIGPAGTGVPGAGTTGQLLAKSSNADYATEWIDAPTVAASGVVSVLVSTGSEARPTADTVLWLGGATEPVNMTNGDLWFSPTQPTDTEAPTQPTSLISSSITSSSFTLGWTGATDNIAVTAYEVFIDGVSYKIVTGTSTNITGRNGNTTYACTVRARDAAGNWGDVSDSLNVTTLTSVGGTHSVYGSSIVSALQVYNDGGTMTVATGFRADTNSYQLTGARVYVPTGGTTPSTATVYLFTPTSGGPDLANPVRTVTMSITSGQWNEVSFPTAYTLTSGTYFWVGYDFGDGTYMSTTSAGAAQVQASDGSSLYLAPEDIPAGTHRNYWRANSGSTSSSSIGGQSYGIDVIVTEA; encoded by the coding sequence ATGACTAGATTACCAACACCCGGATCAGACGCAGGTGAATGGGGTCAGATCCTCAATGACTATCTCTCGACGGCTCACAAACCGGACGGTACGCTGAAGCCAGATGTTGTTGATGCTAGCGTGATAGCCAACGATGCCATTTCCGAAGCCAACCTTTCCGAGGATGTCCGAGACAAGCTTAATGTTATTGCTGGTCAACAGGGCGCAACAGGCCCTAGCGGTCCTAGTGGAGCTGCCGGCCCAACTGGTGCGACAGGTCCTATAGGTCCTGCCGGTACTGGCGTTCCAGGTGCTGGAACTACTGGCCAGTTGCTAGCCAAAAGCTCTAATGCAGACTATGCTACAGAGTGGATTGATGCTCCAACGGTGGCAGCGAGCGGCGTAGTATCAGTTCTCGTTTCTACTGGCAGCGAAGCTCGACCGACCGCCGATACCGTACTATGGTTAGGTGGTGCTACTGAGCCCGTCAATATGACAAATGGCGATTTGTGGTTTAGCCCGACGCAGCCAACTGATACCGAAGCGCCCACTCAACCAACAAGCTTGATATCATCGAGCATCACCTCAAGTAGCTTTACACTGGGCTGGACCGGCGCAACCGATAATATAGCGGTAACCGCCTACGAAGTATTTATCGACGGTGTTAGCTATAAAATTGTTACCGGTACGTCGACCAATATTACTGGTCGCAATGGCAATACAACCTACGCTTGTACGGTTCGGGCGCGTGATGCGGCCGGTAACTGGGGCGATGTGTCTGATAGCTTAAATGTTACTACCTTAACCTCTGTTGGTGGAACACACTCGGTTTATGGTAGCTCTATTGTGTCAGCCTTGCAGGTCTATAATGATGGCGGTACGATGACTGTGGCGACTGGCTTTCGAGCCGATACTAATAGCTACCAGTTGACAGGTGCTAGAGTCTACGTGCCAACCGGTGGAACCACACCATCAACTGCGACGGTCTACCTATTTACTCCAACTAGTGGCGGGCCCGATCTTGCCAACCCTGTGCGCACTGTTACGATGTCTATTACGTCAGGGCAATGGAACGAAGTCAGCTTTCCGACGGCATATACTCTCACCAGCGGTACGTATTTCTGGGTTGGGTATGACTTTGGCGACGGTACCTATATGTCTACTACCTCTGCAGGTGCGGCTCAAGTCCAGGCGAGCGATGGTTCGTCTCTCTATCTGGCGCCTGAGGATATTCCAGCGGGTACACATCGCAACTATTGGCGAGCTAATAGTGGCTCTACTAGCTCGTCTTCTATCGGTGGCCAGAGCTACGGCATTGATGTTATCGTGACAGAGGCATAA